Proteins encoded together in one Variovorax paradoxus window:
- a CDS encoding YdcF family protein, with protein sequence MRPVLWTVLLGGLLAYLAIAAIVWRHAVQTLGNPPQRTADAALILGNRAYLDGKPNPCLTGRVDAGIALANAGRVKQLAFSGGVDKEDGRIEAEVMQQHARAQGYAGPLLLEPASTSTRLNLALSRPLLQAAGVRSVIVVSEPYHLWRVERLVRAAGFDKEFDVQYAAASTRCWQRWGMVFKGALREPLAVVNNAFNGYLH encoded by the coding sequence GTGCGGCCCGTGTTGTGGACGGTGCTGCTCGGCGGACTGCTGGCGTACCTGGCCATTGCGGCCATTGTCTGGCGGCATGCGGTCCAGACCCTCGGGAACCCGCCCCAGCGCACGGCCGATGCCGCGCTGATTCTGGGCAACCGCGCCTACCTCGATGGCAAGCCCAACCCCTGCCTGACAGGCCGGGTCGACGCCGGCATCGCGCTCGCGAACGCGGGCCGCGTGAAGCAACTGGCGTTCTCGGGCGGTGTGGACAAGGAAGACGGCCGCATCGAAGCCGAGGTGATGCAGCAGCACGCGCGCGCCCAAGGCTATGCCGGTCCGCTGCTGCTGGAGCCGGCCTCCACTTCTACCCGGCTGAACCTTGCGCTCTCGCGCCCCCTGCTGCAGGCGGCGGGCGTTCGCAGCGTGATCGTGGTGTCGGAGCCCTATCACCTGTGGCGCGTGGAGCGCCTGGTGCGGGCCGCTGGTTTCGACAAGGAATTCGACGTTCAATACGCCGCTGCCAGCACGCGCTGCTGGCAGCGCTGGGGCATGGTTTTCAAGGGTGCATTGCGCGAGCCTTTGGCTGTCGTGAACAATGCGTTCAATGGCTACCTCCACTGA
- the dapF gene encoding diaminopimelate epimerase: MRIRFTKMQGAGNDFVVLDETRGTLGLTAAQYRFLADRHFGVGADQILTVRPPSKDAGEGIDFQYVIHNADGGEVEQCGNGARCFMRFVREHHLTDKDTVRVETLAGIIEPRMSEDGRVTVDMGPPIFEPARVPFDTAGLDAQPTGSWHTWHLALGTHADSAIVSVAVLSMGNPHAVQVVDNVETAPVERQGPQIEHHPRFPQRVNAGFMQVVDRTHVKLRVFERGAGETLACGTGACAAVVAGIRLGLLDNRVDVHTHGGVLTIGWEGEGNPVLMTGPATTVFEGDIEVPELP; this comes from the coding sequence ATGCGAATCCGCTTTACCAAGATGCAGGGAGCCGGCAACGATTTTGTCGTGCTCGACGAAACCCGCGGCACGCTGGGCCTCACGGCCGCGCAATACCGCTTTCTGGCCGACCGCCACTTCGGCGTGGGCGCCGACCAGATCCTGACGGTGCGCCCCCCGTCGAAAGACGCGGGCGAGGGCATCGACTTTCAATACGTGATCCACAACGCCGACGGCGGCGAGGTGGAGCAGTGCGGCAACGGTGCGCGCTGCTTCATGCGCTTTGTGCGCGAGCACCACCTGACCGACAAGGACACGGTGCGCGTCGAAACGCTGGCCGGCATCATCGAGCCGCGCATGAGTGAGGACGGCCGCGTGACGGTGGACATGGGCCCGCCCATCTTCGAGCCGGCCCGCGTGCCCTTCGATACCGCCGGGCTCGACGCGCAGCCCACGGGCTCGTGGCACACCTGGCACCTGGCCCTTGGCACGCATGCCGATTCGGCGATCGTTTCGGTGGCGGTGCTGTCCATGGGCAACCCGCACGCGGTGCAGGTGGTCGACAACGTCGAAACGGCACCGGTGGAGCGGCAGGGGCCGCAAATCGAGCACCATCCGCGCTTTCCGCAGCGGGTGAATGCCGGCTTCATGCAGGTGGTCGACCGCACGCACGTCAAGCTGCGGGTGTTCGAGCGCGGCGCCGGCGAAACGCTGGCCTGCGGCACCGGCGCGTGCGCGGCGGTGGTGGCGGGCATTCGGCTGGGCCTGCTCGACAACCGCGTCGACGTGCACACGCACGGCGGCGTGCTCACCATCGGCTGGGAGGGCGAGGGCAACCCCGTGCTCATGACCGGGCCGGCCACCACGGTTTTCGAGGGGGACATCGAGGTGCCCGAGCTGCCATGA
- a CDS encoding DUF484 family protein has protein sequence MTNFRNNKDDHANAMNPITEDDIANYLANTPDFFERHAQLLAQVQLTSPHGNRAVSLQERQAEMLREKIKALEHRLMDMVRHGTENVVIADRLQRWTKGLLTTRDPRSLPYRIAVDLQSLFLVPQTAIKVWDCEADYLNEAYAQWVSDDVKALATSLTSPYCGLNSGFEAANWLPEPAGAMSIALIPLRPDAESPAFGLLVLASPDAQRFNAEMGTDFLERIAELASGALSRLRP, from the coding sequence ATGACCAACTTCAGAAACAACAAAGACGACCACGCCAACGCCATGAACCCGATCACCGAAGACGACATCGCCAACTACCTGGCGAACACGCCCGACTTTTTCGAGCGGCATGCACAGTTGCTGGCGCAAGTGCAGCTCACCAGCCCGCACGGCAACCGCGCCGTGAGCCTGCAGGAGCGCCAGGCCGAAATGCTGCGCGAGAAAATCAAGGCGCTGGAGCATCGCCTGATGGACATGGTGCGCCACGGCACTGAAAACGTGGTCATCGCCGACCGCCTGCAGCGCTGGACCAAGGGCCTCCTGACCACGCGCGACCCGCGCAGCCTGCCGTACCGCATTGCGGTCGACCTGCAGTCGCTGTTTCTGGTGCCGCAAACCGCCATCAAGGTGTGGGACTGCGAGGCCGACTACCTGAACGAGGCCTACGCCCAGTGGGTGAGCGACGACGTGAAGGCGCTGGCCACCTCGCTCACATCGCCTTATTGCGGGCTCAATTCGGGTTTCGAGGCGGCCAACTGGCTGCCCGAGCCGGCCGGCGCCATGTCGATCGCGCTGATTCCGCTGCGGCCCGATGCCGAGTCGCCGGCATTCGGCCTCTTGGTGCTGGCCTCGCCGGACGCCCAGCGCTTCAACGCCGAAATGGGCACCGACTTTCTCGAGCGCATCGCCGAACTGGCCTCGGGCGCCTTGTCGCGGCTGCGGCCTTGA